The nucleotide sequence GGTGATGCCGCGCCCGCCGTACTCCTTGGCGAGGGCCTTGGTCAGGCCAATCAAGCCCGCCTTGCTCGCCACGTAGTTCGCCTGCCCGGGATTCCCCATCAGGCCGACCACGCTGGTCACATTGATGATTCGGCCCGAACGGGCGCGCATCATATGTTTAATGGCCGCACGGCTGGCGGTAAAAGCGCTCGTGAGGTTGGTGTCCAGCACCGCCTGCCAGTCCTCGTCCTTCATCCGGATGGCCAGGGTATCGCGGGTGATGCCCGCATTGTTCACCAGCACGTCGAGGCGACCCAAGGCCCTCAGCACGGTCTCCACCAGGCTTCCAGCATTCGCCGGAACAGAGAGATCCGCGCCGAAGACCTGCACGGGCACACCCAGCGCGCGAATCTCTTCGGCCACCTTTTCGGCCTCGGCCCTGTTGCGGCCGTAGTGCACGGCCACACCGTAGCCCGCACGAGCGAGCGCGAGGGCCATCGCGCGGCCCAGGCCGCGGCTGGAGCCGGTCACGAGGGCGATGTTGGAGGATTGAGGTTCGGTCATTGTTCTCCTTGCCAAAAGCCTGCCGCAGCCAACCCGGGAGGCATCAGTGCGGGCGACCGACGACGGGCAGCTGGAACCTTAGCACCTGCTCCGCCGTCCCGACATTCACGGTCTGCGCCTCCGGCAGAATCCGCTTCACCAACCCCGTGAGGACCGTACCGGGGCCGAACTCGATAAACACCTCGGCACCAGCAGCGGCCAGCGCCTGAATGGTTTCCACCCAGCGCACGCTCCCGGTGATCTGCCGCGCGAGGAGGTCCGGAAGCGCGGTGGGATCGCGGTTCGCCTCTGCGGTGACGTTCGCGTACACCGGAAAGGCGGGCGCGTGAAAGGTCGTCGCCCTGAGGTCCGGCGTGAGCGCGTCCTGCGCGGGCTGCATCAGCGCACAGTGGAAGGGCGCGCTCACCTTGAGGGGGACCACCTTGAGCCCCCGCGCCTTGAGTTCGGCGGCGGCAGCCTCCACGGCGGCCTTTTCACCGGAGATGACCGTCTGGGTAGGTGCGTTGAAGTTCGCGGGCTGCACGACGCCGGAGGTGAGCGCGACAGCGGCGCAGACCTCACGGACCACCTCCGGATCCCCCATCACGGCGCTCATCGCCCCGCTGCCGACGGGCACGGCCTCCTGCATCAGCTCGCCGCGCCGCCGCGTGAGCCGCAACGCGTCCGTGAGGCTCAGGGCTCCGGCCGCCACCAGCGCCGAATACTCGCCCAGCGAGTGCCCCGCTCCAAACGCGGGGGTCAGGCCCGTCTGAGCCTGCCACGCCCGGTAGGCCGCGACGGAGGCGGCCACCAGCGCTGGCTGCTGGTTGGCAGTGAGGGTGAGGGCCTCGAGCGGCCCCTCCTCGATCAGGGCGCGCAGCCCGGGCAGGGTGGCCTCGGCCTCGGCATACACGCGCTCTGCCTGGGGAAAGGCGGCGGTGAGGTCCGCACCCATACCGACCGCGTGCGAGCCCTGGCCGGGAAAGAGGGCCGCTATGTGGGGGGCGGTGACCGTCATGCCGTCACCTCTGCACGTGTGGTCCGAGCGGTCAGGCTGGGAGCACCTGACCACCACTTCATCGTGCAGGCGGCCCAACTCAGGCCGCCACCAAAGGCCACGAGCAGCAGTTGCTGGCCCTGCTGAATACGGCCGTCGTCCACCGCCTCGCGCAGGGCGAGGGGCACCGTGGCGCTGGAGGTGTTGCCGTAGCGGTCGAGGTTGACCACCGTCTGGTGCATGGGCACCCCAAACCGCTCGTTGGCCGCCTCGATGATGCGGATGTTGGCCTGATGGGGCACCACCCAATCGACGTCCGTACTCGCAAGGCCACTCTTGGCCAGCACCTCGTTGCCGCTGTCACCCAGCACCCGCACCGCGAACTTAAAGACCTCGCGGCCATTCATGCCCACCTGCTCCCCCATCGCGAAGCCGCCGGGCAGGCGGTCTGCCATACAGCGGGCAAAGAGGCTGGGGCCACCCGCGCTGTCGGCGCCCAGCACGAAGTCCTGAAAGCCGTGCCCCGGCGGAACCGGACCCACAACCGCCGCGCCCGCCCCGTCTCCAAACAGGATGGCGGTGCTGCGGTCATTCTGGTCCACCAGCCGCGACAGCGTTTCCGCGCCCACCACCAGCACGCGCCGCGCTGTCCCCCCCAGAATCAGGCCCTGCGCCAGGCTAAGGCCGTACACAAAGCCGCTGCACGCGGTCGAGAGGTCAAAGGCTCCGGCGCCGGTGAGCCCCACCTGTCCGGCAATCAGGGCCGCGGTGGAGGGAAACAGGGCATCGGGCGTCGCGGTCGCGCAGATCACCACGTCTACCTCCCGCAGGGCCTCTGGATCCCGCGCGAGCATGTCCTGCACGGCCTTTACCCCCAGGTCCGATGTGAACTCATCCGGGGCGGCAAAGCGGCGCTCGCGGATCCCGGTGCGGCTCTCGATCCACTCGGCGCTTGTGTCTAGGCGCGCCTCGAAGTCCGCATTGGTCACGATCCGCTCGGGCACGTAGGTTCCCAGAGCGGTGATGCCTAGGCTGGGGCGGCTGGCGGTAGCCCCGCTAAAGGTGTTCATAGCGGTACCCTAGCATTCTTTGAACAGTCGTTCAATGAATACTCCGGGTGAGACGGCCAGGCCGGTGCCCACAATCCACAAAAGGCGGCGAGCCCAGCTGGACGCGCCGCCTCTATGGGGTAGGAATTACTCGCCCGGCTTCTCTTCCTGGCTCTCGCCCGCAGCGGGGCTTGCCTCTTCAGGCTGTGCCGTTCCCGCTTCCGGAGTGGCGGGCTCGCCCTGCGCCTGGTTCCCCAACTCGCCAAGGGCCTGCTGAAGAGCCTTTTCGCGGGTCAAACTGACGTAGTAGGCGTTGATGCCGTTGGGCCCAAGCTGGCTCTGAAGCTGCTGGGGCGTGAGGCCATTCGCCTGCGCGAGGGCATTCATGGTGCTGCTGAACTCGGCGTCGCTGAGCTGCACACCCAGGTCCTCGGCCAGCTTTTCCAGGGCCAGGTCACGCTTCACACGGTTCTCGGCGTTCTTGGCGAGGTCCGCCATGAACTCGTCGAGCTTGCCCTGCTCGCGCATAAAGGTCTCGTACTCGTCCCACTTCACGCCCTGGCGACCCAGGTCGTCCTGGATTTCTTCCAGCATGGCTTGACGGCGGCGGTCGATCAGCGCCTGGGGAATATCCACCTGCATGCCCTCCACAAGCAGGTTGATGAATTCCTCGCGGCGGGCCGCGTCACCCTCCTGGCGGGCGCGGCGCTCGAGTTCGGCGCGCAGATCGGTGCGCAACCGTTCCAGGCTCTCGAAATTCAGGCTCTTCGCAAACTCGTCGTCAAGGGGCTGAAGCTGCTTGGTCTGCACGCCCTGCACCCGCACCCGCACGGTGTGCTCCGGGTGCTCGTGATCGCCGTGCTGGTGGGCAGGGACCGTGATCTCCACCTCGTCGCCGACGTTCTTGCCAATCAGCGCGTCGCGTACGTGGGGCTCGGCCACATCCAGGTACACCGGGTAGCTGCCGCCCTCCTCGCCGAGTTCCTCGATGGTGACCTGATCGGTCGCCTCGATGGGGCGGTCCGCCGTCTGGAAGGTCGCGTTGCGCTCCTGGAGGTCGGCCAGCGTGCGCTCCAGCACCTCATCAGTGATCTCGGGGGCAGCCGCGCTGAGCTTCGCCGAGCGCCAGTCGCCCAGCGTGACTTCGGGGTACGTCTCGCCGCGCACCGTAAAGGTGAAGGGCTCACCGCTCGCCAGCGTCCCGGGGTCAATCTGCGCGTCCACCAGGCTGAGCTTCAGTTCGCGGGCCGCCTGCGGAAAATGCACCTGGAGCAAGCGCTCGCGCACCTCGTTCTCGACGTACCCCTTGCCCACGCGGCTTTCAAGCACCTTGCGCGGAGCCTTGCCGGGCCGAAAGCCGGGCACGCGCACGTCGCGCGAGAGCCCCGCCCACACCTGGTCGTAGGCGCGGTTCACCTCGGCGGCGGGCACCGCGACTCGGAATTGCACCTTGTTGCCTTCTCTACTGATCAGCTCTGCCATACCTCTCCCATCCTGCCTGCCGCCACCACCGAAACGAGCGGTAGGGCCGCAGCGTTGCTGTGTGCCTGTGCCGCCTGCGCCTAGCTGGATTCGCCCAAAAGGGCCCTGGCCCGGGGGCACGCGACATGCCGCCGCGCATCATAGTGCCTCAGCTGCCCTTTGCGCGATACCGGCAGGAAAAAACGCGGCCCGCCGAGAAGCCGCGTTCTTCCTGTTGGTGTCTGCTGGTGCGAGGAAAGGGACTTGAACCCTCACTCCTATTCGGAACCAGATCCTAAGTCTGGTGCGTCTACCAGTTCCGCCATCCTCGCGAAAAAAATCCCCGGCCACGTGGCGACCGGGAGAAATGGGGTGGGTTATGGGATTTGAACCCACGGCCTCCGCTTCCACAGAGCGGCGCTCTAACCAGCTGAGCTAAACCCACCACAGGCGCGCCCTCGCAGGCCCGCACATTGTAGGGGAGCCGGCGCGGGGTGTCAATGCGGGGGAGCAGGCCACGGCGCCCCCCGGGGTTTCTCTTCTCCCCTCTTCTGGCGCTACCCTGGAATGACCTATGGACTTCAACCTGCCCGGAGACCTGCGGGAGATGCAGGCGACGATTCGCGACTTTATGCTTGGTGCTGTCGAGGCGCGCGCCCACGAGATCGAGGAGACGAACCGGATTCCGCCCGAGCTGCTGAGGCAGGCTGCCGAACTTGGCCTCTTTGGGCTCAGCATTCCCGAGGAGTACGGCGGCGTT is from Deinococcus sp. YIM 77859 and encodes:
- the fabG gene encoding 3-oxoacyl-[acyl-carrier-protein] reductase, yielding MTEPQSSNIALVTGSSRGLGRAMALALARAGYGVAVHYGRNRAEAEKVAEEIRALGVPVQVFGADLSVPANAGSLVETVLRALGRLDVLVNNAGITRDTLAIRMKDEDWQAVLDTNLTSAFTASRAAIKHMMRARSGRIINVTSVVGLMGNPGQANYVASKAGLIGLTKALAKEYGGRGITVNAVAPGFIESDMTAGLPEDVQQNYLANIPLARFGKAEEVAALVAFLASDAAGYITGQVIGVDGGLYPH
- the fabD gene encoding ACP S-malonyltransferase, which gives rise to MTVTAPHIAALFPGQGSHAVGMGADLTAAFPQAERVYAEAEATLPGLRALIEEGPLEALTLTANQQPALVAASVAAYRAWQAQTGLTPAFGAGHSLGEYSALVAAGALSLTDALRLTRRRGELMQEAVPVGSGAMSAVMGDPEVVREVCAAVALTSGVVQPANFNAPTQTVISGEKAAVEAAAAELKARGLKVVPLKVSAPFHCALMQPAQDALTPDLRATTFHAPAFPVYANVTAEANRDPTALPDLLARQITGSVRWVETIQALAAAGAEVFIEFGPGTVLTGLVKRILPEAQTVNVGTAEQVLRFQLPVVGRPH
- a CDS encoding beta-ketoacyl-ACP synthase III: MNTFSGATASRPSLGITALGTYVPERIVTNADFEARLDTSAEWIESRTGIRERRFAAPDEFTSDLGVKAVQDMLARDPEALREVDVVICATATPDALFPSTAALIAGQVGLTGAGAFDLSTACSGFVYGLSLAQGLILGGTARRVLVVGAETLSRLVDQNDRSTAILFGDGAGAAVVGPVPPGHGFQDFVLGADSAGGPSLFARCMADRLPGGFAMGEQVGMNGREVFKFAVRVLGDSGNEVLAKSGLASTDVDWVVPHQANIRIIEAANERFGVPMHQTVVNLDRYGNTSSATVPLALREAVDDGRIQQGQQLLLVAFGGGLSWAACTMKWWSGAPSLTARTTRAEVTA
- the tig gene encoding trigger factor; protein product: MAELISREGNKVQFRVAVPAAEVNRAYDQVWAGLSRDVRVPGFRPGKAPRKVLESRVGKGYVENEVRERLLQVHFPQAARELKLSLVDAQIDPGTLASGEPFTFTVRGETYPEVTLGDWRSAKLSAAAPEITDEVLERTLADLQERNATFQTADRPIEATDQVTIEELGEEGGSYPVYLDVAEPHVRDALIGKNVGDEVEITVPAHQHGDHEHPEHTVRVRVQGVQTKQLQPLDDEFAKSLNFESLERLRTDLRAELERRARQEGDAARREEFINLLVEGMQVDIPQALIDRRRQAMLEEIQDDLGRQGVKWDEYETFMREQGKLDEFMADLAKNAENRVKRDLALEKLAEDLGVQLSDAEFSSTMNALAQANGLTPQQLQSQLGPNGINAYYVSLTREKALQQALGELGNQAQGEPATPEAGTAQPEEASPAAGESQEEKPGE